A region from the Anaerolineae bacterium genome encodes:
- the rpmG gene encoding 50S ribosomal protein L33, whose protein sequence is MAKKAVRSVITLACVDCKERNYVTTKNRRNDPGRLELRKYCPRCRTHKLHRETR, encoded by the coding sequence ATGGCTAAGAAGGCGGTCCGCTCGGTGATCACGTTGGCTTGTGTGGATTGCAAGGAACGGAATTACGTGACGACCAAGAATCGGCGAAACGATCCTGGTCGTCTGGAGCTGAGGAAATATTGTCCGCGTTGTCGCACGCACAAGTTGCATCGCGAGACGCGTTAG
- the secE gene encoding preprotein translocase subunit SecE, whose protein sequence is MNRVAMVKRENAVIRYFRETRAELRKVTWPTREQAIRLTLIVLAVTMFMAILLGAIDYIFAALFRLIVG, encoded by the coding sequence GTGAACAGGGTTGCAATGGTCAAGCGGGAAAACGCTGTGATCCGGTACTTCCGTGAGACTCGTGCCGAGCTCCGCAAAGTTACTTGGCCGACGCGTGAGCAGGCGATTCGGTTGACGCTGATCGTGTTGGCCGTCACTATGTTTATGGCGATCTTGTTGGGCGCGATCGATTACATCTTTGCAGCCCTGTTCCGCTTGATTGTAGGCTAA
- the nusG gene encoding transcription termination/antitermination protein NusG, translated as MAEDLEGRRPSESVDLAPETGGKGAYSPKGSPKVEESAASAEPKAEPKEQAAAEPDPRAELRQRARWYVVHSYSGMENKVKRNLEHRAESMRDQGGDKIFQVIVPTEEEIELKDGQRRIVERRVFPGYILVEMVMDEDSWYVVRNTPGVTGFVGMGNKPTPLEPEEVERIMKRIEEEEPKIKSDFRVGQRVRITEGPFSDFHGIIEEVYTEKGKARVRVSFFNRETPVEVDFLQLEKQ; from the coding sequence ATGGCAGAGGACTTGGAAGGGCGAAGGCCCTCGGAAAGTGTAGATCTGGCCCCTGAAACGGGTGGGAAGGGAGCGTACTCCCCCAAGGGCTCTCCAAAGGTTGAGGAATCGGCAGCCTCGGCTGAGCCAAAAGCTGAGCCCAAAGAGCAAGCCGCTGCAGAGCCAGATCCCAGGGCGGAGTTACGTCAGCGTGCTCGTTGGTATGTGGTCCATAGCTACTCGGGCATGGAAAACAAGGTGAAGCGCAATCTGGAGCACCGTGCCGAGTCCATGCGTGACCAAGGTGGGGACAAGATCTTCCAGGTGATCGTCCCGACGGAGGAGGAGATCGAGCTAAAGGATGGCCAGCGGCGAATCGTCGAACGGCGTGTCTTCCCTGGCTATATCCTGGTCGAGATGGTCATGGACGAGGATTCTTGGTACGTGGTGCGGAACACCCCGGGGGTGACCGGCTTTGTGGGGATGGGAAACAAGCCGACACCCCTGGAGCCCGAAGAGGTCGAGCGCATTATGAAGCGCATCGAGGAGGAAGAGCCCAAGATCAAGAGCGACTTCCGTGTTGGGCAACGAGTCCGCATCACCGAGGGACCTTTCAGTGATTTTCACGGCATCATTGAAGAGGTGTACACGGAGAAGGGAAAGGCGCGCGTGCGGGTCTCCTTCTTCAATCGTGAGACGCCCGTTGAGGTGGATTTCCTGCAGCTTGAGAAGCAATAG
- the rplK gene encoding 50S ribosomal protein L11, with amino-acid sequence MAKKIKAIVKLQIPAGKANPAPPVGPALGQHGVNIMAFCKEYNARTASMVGNIVPVEVTIYQDQSFTFVLKTPPAADLLRKAAGIEKGSAEPNRQKVGKVTRAQIREIAQQKMQDLNTNDLEAAMRMIEGTARSMGLQIVEG; translated from the coding sequence ATGGCAAAGAAGATCAAGGCGATCGTCAAACTGCAGATCCCGGCCGGTAAGGCGAATCCGGCGCCTCCTGTGGGCCCGGCTTTGGGACAGCATGGCGTGAACATTATGGCGTTCTGCAAAGAGTATAACGCGCGCACGGCCTCAATGGTCGGAAACATTGTCCCTGTCGAGGTCACGATCTATCAGGATCAGTCTTTCACGTTCGTCCTGAAGACGCCGCCGGCCGCAGACTTGCTACGCAAGGCCGCCGGGATCGAGAAGGGCTCTGCAGAGCCCAACCGGCAGAAGGTAGGGAAGGTCACACGGGCGCAAATCCGTGAGATCGCCCAACAGAAAATGCAGGATTTAAACACCAACGATCTGGAAGCGGCCATGCGCATGATCGAGGGTACCGCGCGCAGCATGGGGCTTCAGATCGTCGAGGGCTAA
- the rplA gene encoding 50S ribosomal protein L1 produces MPKRGKKYLAAAALVDRNRLYSPEEAVELVKQISYSKFDATVEMHLRMGVDPRHADQQVRGVVVLPHGTGKQTRILVFAEGDAARIAQEAGADYVGSDELIQKIQSGWLDFDVAIAVPQVMGKVGRLGRILGPRGLMPSPKTDTIVPPEDLPRVIREARLGRVEFRVDRTANIHVPIGKVSFEKRQLLDNMATLMDAINRARPAAAKGAYIRKVFLTATMAPSIKVDPVQASAMRVA; encoded by the coding sequence ATGCCGAAGCGAGGCAAGAAGTACTTGGCGGCGGCCGCTTTGGTGGATCGCAACCGTCTATATAGCCCCGAAGAGGCCGTTGAGTTGGTCAAGCAGATTTCGTACTCCAAATTCGATGCCACCGTGGAAATGCATCTGCGCATGGGGGTGGATCCCCGTCATGCCGATCAACAGGTGCGTGGCGTGGTCGTTCTGCCGCATGGGACAGGCAAACAGACGCGTATTCTAGTCTTCGCGGAGGGCGATGCCGCTCGCATTGCGCAGGAAGCAGGGGCGGATTACGTAGGCAGTGATGAGCTAATCCAGAAGATCCAAAGCGGTTGGCTCGATTTTGATGTGGCGATCGCTGTGCCACAAGTGATGGGCAAGGTAGGGCGTCTGGGGCGCATCCTAGGCCCGAGAGGGCTCATGCCCAGCCCGAAAACGGATACGATCGTGCCTCCGGAGGATTTGCCGCGGGTGATCCGAGAAGCTCGCCTAGGGCGCGTGGAGTTCCGAGTGGATCGGACGGCCAACATCCACGTTCCTATCGGCAAGGTCAGCTTTGAAAAGCGGCAGTTGCTGGATAACATGGCTACACTGATGGACGCGATTAACCGGGCCAGGCCGGCGGCTGCCAAAGGGGCCTATATCCGCAAGGTGTTTCTAACCGCCACGATGGCGCCTAGCATCAAGGTAGACCCGGTACAAGCGTCTGCAATGCGCGTGGCGTAA